A window of the Haloquadratum walsbyi C23 genome harbors these coding sequences:
- the ppsA gene encoding phosphoenolpyruvate synthase, translated as MAVSWLDEVRSTDVGTVGGKAASLGELTDAGLPVPSGFVVTAATYREFIETAGIDKELFNVVDVDHEDSTALREAHERAHQLIVETPMPDEVKQDILDSYYSLNSTESRTDGDTSDDSESDPFVAVRSSATAEDLPDASFAGQQETFLNVRSDNLVDRVKECWASLFSQRAIYYRNRQGFSHSNVDIAVVVQQMVDAEKSGVMFTSHPSSGDPQIIIEAAWGLGEAVVSGAVSPDNYTVDRETAETTSVSIAEKKMMMVKDAQTGETVEQDVSADKRDARVLSDDEIAELVALGKKVESHYGEPQDVEWAIYDGSVHMLQSRPITTISDDTRPRSESNHQASNGEINADSPDSTESANDAEILVRGLGASPGIAAGEARVVTKLDHLDQVSDGDIIITEMTMPDMVPAMKRASGIITDEGGMTSHASIVSRELGVPAVVGAGSATATLDDGQLVTLDGDKGTVREGEAEEKEQPHEPIEDARPTTPVKPMTATEVKVNVSIPEAADRAAATGADGVGLLRMEHMVLSLGKTPEQYIADNGERAYIDELVDDMRTAAEEFYPRPVRIRTLDAPTDEFRQLEGGDDEPHEHNPMLGYRGIRRSLDAPEIFKHELDAFRRIYEMGYDNVELMLPLVNDAEEVIQARELMKRAGIDPSTQEWGIMIETPAAALEIEEIAEAGVDFVSFGTNDLTQYTLAVDRNNEHVADQFDELHPAVLSLIDNTIETCRDLGVKTSICGQAGSKPKMVQFLVEAGISSISANIDAVRDVQHEVKRVEQRLILDSVRSS; from the coding sequence ATGGCAGTATCTTGGCTGGATGAGGTACGATCCACCGACGTGGGGACGGTCGGTGGGAAGGCAGCTTCGCTCGGCGAACTAACCGACGCGGGGCTCCCGGTTCCGTCTGGATTCGTTGTAACTGCAGCAACTTACCGCGAATTCATCGAGACTGCAGGTATTGATAAAGAATTATTCAATGTCGTTGATGTTGATCATGAGGACTCCACAGCGCTTCGAGAGGCACATGAGCGCGCACATCAACTGATCGTTGAAACTCCGATGCCAGATGAGGTCAAACAGGACATTCTTGATTCATATTATTCACTTAATTCAACTGAATCAAGAACTGACGGAGATACGAGTGATGACTCTGAATCTGACCCGTTTGTCGCTGTTCGCTCATCTGCGACAGCCGAGGATCTTCCAGATGCATCCTTTGCTGGTCAGCAAGAGACCTTCTTAAATGTGCGCTCAGACAATCTTGTCGATCGTGTTAAAGAATGTTGGGCCTCGCTGTTCTCTCAGCGCGCAATCTATTATCGGAATCGACAGGGATTTTCGCATTCCAATGTCGATATTGCCGTTGTTGTTCAGCAGATGGTTGATGCGGAGAAATCCGGTGTGATGTTCACATCACATCCATCAAGCGGCGACCCACAGATCATCATTGAAGCAGCCTGGGGACTTGGTGAGGCGGTCGTCTCTGGTGCTGTATCACCAGATAATTACACTGTCGATAGGGAGACCGCAGAGACCACATCAGTCTCAATCGCAGAAAAAAAGATGATGATGGTGAAAGATGCACAGACTGGTGAGACTGTTGAGCAAGATGTCTCAGCAGATAAGCGCGATGCTCGTGTGCTCTCAGATGATGAAATCGCCGAGCTTGTTGCACTTGGTAAAAAGGTAGAATCACATTACGGTGAACCACAGGACGTTGAGTGGGCTATCTATGATGGATCAGTGCATATGCTCCAATCACGTCCAATCACGACTATAAGCGATGATACACGTCCTAGGTCAGAAAGTAATCACCAAGCTAGCAATGGTGAGATTAATGCCGACAGTCCCGATTCGACTGAATCAGCGAACGATGCAGAGATTCTTGTCCGCGGGCTTGGGGCAAGTCCAGGGATTGCCGCTGGTGAAGCACGCGTCGTTACAAAACTTGACCATCTTGACCAGGTGAGCGATGGAGATATTATTATTACTGAAATGACAATGCCGGATATGGTCCCCGCAATGAAGCGTGCTTCCGGTATCATTACTGATGAGGGTGGAATGACATCTCACGCATCAATTGTGTCTCGTGAGTTGGGTGTTCCAGCGGTTGTCGGGGCAGGTTCAGCAACAGCAACACTCGATGATGGTCAGTTGGTCACACTTGACGGTGATAAAGGAACAGTTCGTGAGGGTGAAGCTGAAGAAAAAGAACAACCACATGAACCAATCGAAGATGCACGACCAACAACACCGGTAAAGCCAATGACAGCCACCGAGGTGAAAGTAAACGTCTCAATTCCAGAAGCAGCCGATCGGGCAGCAGCAACGGGTGCGGATGGCGTTGGACTTCTACGTATGGAGCATATGGTGCTTTCACTCGGGAAGACTCCAGAACAATATATCGCTGATAACGGTGAGCGGGCGTATATCGATGAGTTAGTTGATGATATGCGGACAGCTGCTGAGGAGTTCTATCCACGTCCAGTTCGAATCCGAACGCTTGATGCGCCGACAGATGAGTTTCGGCAACTCGAGGGTGGCGATGACGAGCCGCATGAACACAACCCAATGCTTGGATATCGAGGTATTCGACGGTCGCTTGACGCTCCAGAGATATTCAAACATGAACTCGATGCATTCCGCCGTATTTACGAAATGGGTTATGACAACGTCGAATTGATGTTACCACTCGTGAATGATGCTGAGGAGGTTATTCAGGCTCGAGAATTAATGAAACGTGCTGGTATCGATCCATCGACGCAAGAATGGGGTATCATGATTGAAACACCAGCAGCAGCTCTTGAAATCGAAGAAATAGCTGAAGCAGGTGTTGACTTCGTCTCATTTGGAACGAATGACCTCACACAATATACTCTTGCCGTTGATCGTAATAATGAGCACGTTGCTGATCAGTTTGATGAGCTTCACCCAGCTGTACTCTCGCTCATTGACAACACAATCGAGACTTGTCGTGATCTTGGCGTTAAAACAAGTATCTGCGGACAGGCGGGCTCAAAACCGAAGATGGTGCAGTTCCTTGTCGAAGCAGGCATCTCATCAATCTCAGCGAATATCGATGCTGTCCGAGATGTTCAACACGAAGTGAAACGCGTTGAACAACGTCTTATTCTTGA
- a CDS encoding J domain-containing protein: MIVLLEWLSSFPSWLVFGVLAGGCATVIIAGVFIIGGRLFPDDTNRFGTTGGKFNRRRGEFRSYFRAIDEPFVEERELAGETIAFYLSNHEVAVTFDAQVYFNLDRAGIETILCEYEMPVRALGRRLPFEVSDPDSTPGANNRTQSASITAAYDQLGLRTTADAEAIRDAYREQVKIVHPDHGGTQAEFNQLQEAYTIARDHAEHTNCETVSRSD, translated from the coding sequence GTGATTGTGCTCCTGGAGTGGCTCTCATCATTCCCGTCGTGGTTGGTATTTGGTGTTCTCGCCGGGGGGTGTGCAACAGTCATTATCGCTGGTGTTTTTATTATTGGTGGACGGTTATTTCCAGACGATACGAATAGATTCGGGACGACAGGTGGAAAATTCAATCGACGACGAGGTGAATTCCGGTCATATTTTAGAGCAATCGATGAACCGTTTGTTGAGGAGCGTGAGCTTGCTGGCGAAACAATCGCGTTCTATCTCAGTAATCACGAAGTTGCAGTTACGTTCGATGCACAAGTGTATTTTAATCTTGACCGTGCTGGTATTGAAACTATTCTCTGCGAATATGAAATGCCAGTCCGTGCGCTTGGACGACGACTCCCGTTTGAGGTGTCAGATCCCGACTCCACACCAGGAGCAAACAATCGCACACAATCCGCCTCAATAACAGCAGCGTATGACCAACTAGGACTAAGAACAACAGCAGATGCAGAGGCAATAAGAGATGCATATCGCGAGCAGGTGAAGATAGTTCACCCAGATCATGGCGGGACACAAGCAGAGTTCAACCAGTTACAAGAAGCATACACCATCGCCCGAGATCATGCCGAACACACGAATTGTGAGACAGTTTCTCGAAGTGACTGA
- a CDS encoding DUF7839 domain-containing protein, translating into MSGALEDKRTATRFRILVEIADRQPAVNQGEIAEAVGVTSQAVSEYIRDLVAEGYVDKEARSRYSITKEGVDWLFQEAKGLRRFANHVTDDVLENVKEDAAIATDAIEPGETVTLSITNGLLHATPGDVGPATGVATTAADSGDEVSVTGFEGVIQMDPGHVTVIQLPPARSGGSQAVSIDELATICAGGDIVVATGVEAVVALRRADITPTTSLAAGSVAADGATRGLDSVVVATADLVGQVTDTLRDDNVLYEVTQLADADVDPDMNANVTHKDSE; encoded by the coding sequence ATGAGCGGCGCGCTTGAGGATAAACGAACCGCAACGCGGTTTCGTATCCTCGTTGAAATTGCCGATCGGCAGCCAGCAGTAAATCAGGGTGAAATTGCTGAAGCTGTCGGTGTAACAAGTCAGGCTGTAAGCGAGTATATCCGTGATCTCGTTGCTGAGGGATATGTTGATAAGGAAGCTCGATCCCGTTATAGCATCACAAAAGAAGGCGTTGACTGGTTATTTCAGGAAGCAAAAGGACTCCGGCGATTTGCTAATCATGTTACCGATGATGTTCTTGAAAATGTCAAAGAAGACGCCGCCATTGCGACCGACGCAATTGAACCCGGTGAAACGGTGACACTTTCGATTACTAATGGGCTTTTGCATGCAACACCGGGAGATGTCGGACCTGCGACTGGTGTTGCAACGACCGCTGCAGATTCTGGTGACGAAGTGAGTGTGACTGGATTTGAAGGGGTAATACAGATGGATCCCGGTCATGTAACCGTTATACAACTCCCCCCGGCACGCTCTGGCGGAAGTCAGGCTGTCTCAATTGATGAGTTAGCGACAATCTGTGCGGGTGGTGATATTGTTGTTGCAACAGGTGTTGAGGCGGTTGTTGCACTTCGACGAGCAGATATCACGCCAACAACGTCTCTTGCGGCAGGGTCTGTCGCAGCCGATGGAGCCACACGAGGGCTTGATTCTGTTGTTGTGGCGACTGCTGATCTCGTTGGACAGGTTACTGACACACTTCGCGATGATAATGTGCTTTATGAAGTGACACAACTCGCAGACGCAGATGTAGATCCGGATATGAATGCAAATGTCACACATAAAGATAGTGAATAA